One Cinclus cinclus chromosome 24, bCinCin1.1, whole genome shotgun sequence genomic window carries:
- the RPRML gene encoding reprimo-like protein, whose translation MNGSIFNQTLLEHAADPNRTQGLGMLMACCNGTSTVLATDGGSLVLEPDERSLFITRVVQIAVLCVLSLTVMFGVFFLGCNLLIKSESMINFLVKDRRPSKDVGAAIMGLY comes from the coding sequence ATGAATGGATCAATTTTCAACCAGACTCTCCTGGAGCATGCAGCTGACCCCAACAGGACTCAGGGCTTGGGGATGCTTATGGCCTGCTGCAATGGGACCAGCACAGTGCTGGCAACTGATGGTGGCTCCTTGGTCCTGGAACCTGATGAGAGGAGCCTTTTCATCACGAGGGTGGTGCAGATTGCTGTCCTCTGCGTCCTCTCCTTGACTGTGATGTTTGGCGTCTTCTTTTTGGGCTGCAACTTGCTTATTAAGTCGGAGAGCATGATTAACTTCCTGGTGAAGGACCGAAGACCTTCCAAGGACGTGGGTGCTGCAATCATGGGACTTTACTGA